The Haloplanus sp. CK5-1 genome segment GCTCCCCGCGGCGACCCGACTCGCCCTCTACGGCGGGATGATGGTCGCGGGCGCGTTGCTCTGTCTGCTCGCGCTGGTCGCGTACGACCGGCTCCGTCCCCGGGGTCGCGCCGTCGCCCTGATGGTCGCCGGCCTCGCTTTGACGCCGCTCGCGGTCCCCGCTTCCCTCGCACCCACTCCCGGCGTGGCGGGAGACCTCCCACCGGAACTGGCTGCCGGTCTGGTCGGCCTGATCGTCTTCGGACAGGCGCTCCTGTGGCTCTGTCTCGCGGCGACTCACGCACGCCTCCACACCGACCGCTCGCACGCCGACGCCGCGACGAGCGGCGACCCCGTCGCGGCGGACTGACCGTCCTCAGTCCAACACCGATCCGTTCAGGATCGTCGTTCCCCCCAGCGGTACCGCCCGAGAGAGCGTGCCGTGGACGTAACAGCACGCTTCGGCCGCACGTACCAGGCGCCGAACGTCGGCTTCGGGAGCGTCGGTCCGGAGGGTGGTCACGTACTCGATCCCCTCGAAGTCCGCGGGGCGGTCACGGAGGCCGAGTCCGCCCCGGCGGTCGATCTCCCCCTCCACGTCGACCGAGAGCTCGTCGAGTTCGATTCCCAGCCTGATCGCGTTGCGGACGTACTGGGCCTGCAGACAGAAGGCAAAGCCCGCGAGGAAGTACCGCAGGGGTCGCGGCGCCGTCCCCGTTCCCCCGACCTTCGAGACGGGTTCGTCGGCATCGAAGACGAACCCGTCCGCTCGCGCCCGTGCGTGGTAATTTCGAAGGGTTTCGGCCTCGACGCTGGGGTGACCGGGCTTGATCTCACGGGCGTCCCGAAGGCCTTGGATCCGGCGATTCAACCGCTCCTGGAGCGACGTGTCGACGAGCGACATACCGCCGAGAGGTGCGTGGCTCAGTTAGTTCCGACGGCGTGGACGCGGTACGCCCCCCGCTCGACGCCGTCGTCGTGGTAGCGGACGGGTTCCTCGACGGCGACGATCCGGTCGTCCCCGGCTGTGACGGCCGTGACGACGCCCTCCGTGTCAACCCGTCTCACGGGTCCGTCGACCGGATCGACGACCCGGAGGCCGTGGACGCCAGGGTCGCGGACGCGGAACCCCTGTGCGACGGGGACGACGAGTCGGCGTCCAGTGGTCGCGATTTCCGACGCGAACCCGCCGAGCGCCGCGGTGAAGCGGTGGCGTCCGTCCGGTGTGTAGCCGATCGCAGCGGTCGCTCGCCCGTGGCGTGCCTCGGTCTCCCGCCCCTCGACGGGGTAGGTGTTGCCAGTGATGACGACGACGCCGTCCGGCGTCGCGTGGACGTGGTTCGGGTAGGCGTACACCCGGTCGCCGTCGACGGCCGTCGGCGTCGCGGCGTCGACCCGCCAGCGGGTGTCGCCCGACCGCGAGAGTCGGTAGCCCCGGTGGTCGGCGTGGCTTGCGACGGCGATCCCGCCCGGCCACAGCGAGACGTCGCCGACGCGCCGGTCACCCTCGGCCTCGGGGTCCCACCGCAGGTCGACCGCCCCCGTCGTGGCGTCGTGGAACACCAGTCCGTCGTCGTGGTCGCCGGGACAACGGTTGTAGGCGACGGCGACGCGGTCCCCGTCCGTGTCGAGGGCGACCGGCGAGGCGTCGGTCCGGGCGCGCCACTCGACCGTCCCGTCCGGGGCGAACGCGAGGACGACACCCTCGAAGCGTCGCGTCTCGCCCGCGCGTTCGTACCGCCGCGCGGCGACGACGGCCCGATCGCCGGCCGTCACAGCGTCGACGACGAACGGTAGCGAGAAGCGGTCGTCGCTCGTCGGGCGGCCGACGGTCTCTGCGGTCGCCAGCCGCCACCGTACCTCGCCGTCCGCGGCGTCGTGGAGTCGCACCTCGCCGCGCGGACTCCGCTCGCCGACGAGGACGCCGCCGGCGAACGGTGTCAGGGTGACGACGCTCGTCGCGTCCCGGTCGCAGGGGACGTGCCAGCGCCCTTCGAGGGTCGCCGAGTCGAGCGCCAGCAGATCGCCGTCCGCGCTCCCGACGACTGCGAGGTCGGCGACGAGCGTCGTCGCCGACCGCCGGCCACCGTGGCGCGAGCCGGCGGGATCGATCGTCCCCAGGTCGGTCGACGTGTCGCTCACGTCACGCCTCGTCCTCGACCGGGAACGCCTCGTGGAGGAGGTCGTGGGCCTCGCCCAGCCCCGCGAGGACGTCCTCGCCCTGGCCGGTGAGGCGACCGACCGCCCGTTCGGCGTCGCGGACGGCGACCAGTCGCCCTCGGAGGTAGTCGTACTCGTCGTCGTCCGCGTCGGCCGCGGCGATCTCTTCTTCCAACTCTACCAGCGCGGCGTCGAGGTGGCGCTCGATCCCGGCGAGCGTCTCCGCCTCCGCCAGCGCCTCGATCGGGCCGTCCAGGTGGCCCTCCAGTTCCGTCTTCGCGTGCTCGCGCGCGCTTCGGTCCTCGGTGCCGAGGACGTTCATCAGTCCGAGTCGGAGTGCTTCTATCTCGTGGCAGGTCATCGTTACAGGGTTTGGTCTACGAGTTCAGAAACGATTCGGTCGCGATCCAGGTGATCCGAGACGATACGCCCGGCGTCGTTCTCGTCGACGCCGCCGTACCAGACGCCGTCCGGGTAGACGGCGACCATCGGCCCCTCGCCACACCGCCCGAGACAGGACGACCGCGTGATGCGGGCGTCGCAGGCCTCGGAGTCGCGAGCCGTCTGTCGCAGGCGTTCGAGTACCGCCGGCGCGCCGTCGGCCGCGCACGTCTGGTTCGTACAGACCGCGACGTGCTTCTCCGGCGCGTCATGGGCGTGGGGCTCGTCGTCGACGGTCGAGCGGTCGGCGTGGGCGGCCTGGTGGGTGAGCGCCCGCAGCGTCGCGCGAGCGCCGCCGACGTCCTCCTCGTAGCCGTCGAGTTCCACCTTGTACTTGCAGGTGTCACACGACATGTCCACGCTGTCGGTGCGGGCGGCCTGCCAGCGGTCGCCGAGGACGTCCAGCAGTCGCGAGTCGGTGCCCAGCGGATCGCCAGCGGCGGCGTCGACGTAGGGGTAGTCGGCGTCGAACGCCTCGGCCCCGTCGCGGATGCGGCCGGTGAGGACGCCGTCGCCGAGCATGTACGGCAGGACGACACACGCGTCCGGACGGCGCTTGGCGACGTCGTGGAGGCGGTCGTCGAGGCGAGGGTCGGTGACGCCGATGAACGCCGGCTGGACCGTCGAGAACGCCCGTCCCTCCGCGAGCAGTCGCGCCAGTTTCGCAACGTCCGCGTTGGCGTCGGGGTCGCTCGATCCCCGGGCACAGAGCACGACCGCCACGTCGTCGCTCCCGCGGTCGACGCCCAGGTCGGCCTCGACCGCCGCCGCCCGTTCGTCGAGCAGGTCGACGATGGCCGGGTGGATACCCAGGTGCGAGCCGTTGTGGATGGTGAGGTCGGGATGAGTCGTCCGCGCCCGCTTGACCGCAAGCGGCACGTCGTTTTTGACGTGGCTGGCCGCGAACAGGGAGAGGTGGACGACCGTGATCGTCGAGACGGCGGGTGCGAGCCCCGCGATGGCGTCCGTGATCGACGGCTCCGCGAGTTCGAGGAAGCCGGCGTCGACGGGCACGCCGAGGCGTTCCTCCAGCCCTACGGCGAGGGTGCGAACCTGTTCGTTCGATTTCTCGCGGCGCGAGCCGTGGCCGACGAGCAACACCGCCTCGTCGTCGAGGCTTCCCGATACCCCTGCGGGCGTCGTCTCCGCCGAGTCGTCGGTGCGCCCGCTCATGCGTCGATCCGGTCGAGGCTCCGCAGCAGTTTCGCGCGTCGCGACGGCGCGAAGAGTCCGCTCCCCCCGCTGCCCTCGTACAGCCACGGGCCCACGTCCGGGGCGGCGTCGTCCGCGAGGCCGAACCAGTACCCACCCGAGGAGCTCTCCGACACCTCGCCGGTCGGGGCGGCGACCGGTATCGCAGACAGCAGCGCGTCGATCCGCTCCAACAGCCGCCGGTCGTCGTGGACAAAGGAGATCCCCACCGTCCCCGCCGAGGACTTGAAACAGACGGTCCCACACCCCTCCAGCAGGCCCCGTAGGAGTTGGCGGCGGTGCTCGTCGAAGGTGTCGAGGCGGTACCCCCCCGGTTGGCCGTCGATCGGCAGGCCGAAGGCGGCGCTCGCCCGGTCGGCGAGGTCGCCGAACACCTGCACCGTGAACTCCTCCTCGGCGCGCGTGATCGAGGTGTCGTGGGCGTACTCCCGTTCGACGATGCGGTCGTCGACGCCGGTCCCCCCCACGGTGTCGTCGGCCCCCGCGACCGCCGCCAGTCGCTCCGCGGCCGTCCCGTCGTTCGTCCGCACGGTCACGCAGTCGGCGGTCAGGTCGCCGTCGCCGGCGACCCGCCCCCAGAAGTACGCCGTCTCGGGGTGGGCCGCGAGCATGTCCGCGGGTGGGTCGAGCGCGCTCATCGTTCCTCCACGGTGATGGCGTCGACCGGACAGGCCGCGGCGGCCCCTCGGGCGTCCGCTATGCGGTCGTCGTCGCAGTCGAGGGCCACCGTCCCCTCCGTCTTGGCCCCCGCGACCGTCGCCAGCCCGTCGTCGGCCTCGACGAAGCGGTCGTCGCGGACCAGACAGGCGAAGATGCCCTCACAGGCGCCGCGGTCGAGTCGGATGCGATAGCGGGTCATCAGTAGTCGTACTTGCTCTCGTAGCCCCGCGGCGTGACCATCCGTCCGTCCCAGACGTACGTCTCCTCGTTGCCGACGATGATCGTCGTCGTCATGTCGATCAGGTCGGTCTCGCCCAGGCCCTCCAGGTCGCCGAGGTCGACGATTTCGGTCTTCTCGTCCTCGCGGCCCGCGCCGTGGACGATCCCCACCGGCGTCTCCGGATCGCGGTGTTCCAGCAGGATCTCGCAACACTTCTCGAAGTTCTCGCGGCGCTTCCGGCTCCACGGGTTGTAGATGGCGACGGTGAACCCTTCCTTGGCGGCGGCGTGGAGGCGCGACTCGATCGTCGGCATGTCGGTGAGGTGGTCCGACAGCGAGATGGAGACGGTGTCGTTGACCAGTGGCGCGCCCAGCCGTGCCCCACAGGACTGTGCGGCGGGGACGCCGGGAACCACCTCGAAGTCGACCATCGAGGCCGTTCCACCCTTGGATTCGAGGATCTCCAGCGCCAGCCCCGCGAGCGCGTAGACGTTCGGGTCGCCGCTCCCGATGATCGCCACGTCGTTGCCCGCGAGCGCGCGGTCGATGGCCTCCTCGGTGCGCGAGACTTCGCCGCACATCGGCGTGTCGTACAGCTCGTCGGCCGACTCGGTCACCTCGTCGGGCAGGAGGTCGACGTACGTGGTGTAGCCGACGACGTGTTCCGCGTCGAGCAACGCCCCGCGGGCGCGCTCGGTCATTCCTTCGGGTTGGCCGGGGCCGAGGCCGACCGCCACGAGGCGGCCGGGGTCGGCGTCGAAGTCGTCGACGGTCGAGCCCACCTTCTCGTCGGTCGACCCGCCGCCACAGGACGATCCGCTCCCCGACGAATCGTCGGCCGAGGCGCCGCATTTCGACGCCGTCGTCTCCGTGTCGGTCGTTGTCGACGCGCCGCATTTCGAGTCGGTTGCTTCGGCCTCGGTCGTCGCCGACGCCCCGCAGGTCGTCTCCGTCTCGGTACTCGCCGTCGTGTCAGTGTCTTCGGTACTCATTGTCAGAAGTCGTCGACGTCACGCCCGCCGCGCGGGGTGACGAGGTGGTCGCCGTGGTCGTTCGTCCAGATGGTCGTCTCGGCGTTGCCAACGATGATCGAAGTGCCCATGCCTCCGACCTCGTCGTCGTGGGCGGTCGCCTCGCCGAGAGTGGTGATGGTGTGTGTCTCGCCGTCGCGGTTGCGCCCCGCGTCCTCGCGGCCGGCGTCGTTGACGATTGCGATGGGCACGTCGTCGGCGCGTTCCTGTCGGATCACGTCGATCGCTCGCTCGTAGTCCCGCCAGCAGTTGTAGAGGACGATCACGAACCCGCTGATCGCGGCCGCGCGGAGTTTCTCCTCGATCTCGTCCCACCCGCGCCACTTGTCGGACAGCGATACCGTACAGAAGTCGTTCGAGAGGGGCGCGCCGACGTTGGCCGCGCCGCCCAGCGCCGCGGTGACGCCCGGAACGACCTCGATCGGCACGTCCCTAACGTCGTCCTCCTCGGCCATCAGGTAGAGCAGGTCGCTCTTGCCGTAGACGTTCGGGTCACCTCCGGAGACGTGGACCACGTCCTCGCCCGCCCGCACCCGCTCGAACGCCTCGCGCGCGAGTTCGATCTGTCGCCCCATCGACGACCTGACGATCTCTTGCCGGCTACCGTCCGGCCGGACCGCGACGTGGCCCTCGGCGTCGGTGTGGGTGCTCTCGACGGCGTCGACGGCTTCGCCGTCACCGGACTCCGTCCGGTTGCCCGAGGAGCGTCGCTCCTCGCCGTCCCCCCGAGGCGTCCCCGACGCCTCGCTCCCCCCGTCGGCCACGGCGTCCGCCGGCGGGAGCGTGCCGTCGCGACGGAGGAACTCCTGGTAGAGCGTCGAGGCGATCACGCAGTCGGCGGTGGCGATCACGTCCGTCGCTCGCTGGGTCATCGCGTGGGGGAGGCCGGGGCCGATGCCGACCACGTAGAGGGTCCCCATCCCGTCGGTGTCGGCGGCCATCAGCGACCCACCGCCACGGTCACCGCGTCGTCGAACCGCTCTTTCTCGCGGGCGAGTTCGTGGTCGCGGCCGCCGGCGATGGCCGACGCCTCCGCGATGCCCGGCCAGCCGATGAGTTCCTTCGACCGCGAGGGGCTGGGCCCCTCGAACGCCTCCAAGGTCCCCTTCTCGAAGAGGACGACGCCGAGACCGGCCTCCCGGGCCGCCTCGTAGAGTCCCGCCTCGCCCTCCTTGCGGGTGCCCGTCGCGACGAAGTCGACGTCGTCGAGGGTCAGATCGAGGTCGGACAGGGCCGCCTCCCACGCCTCGCGGACCTGGTGGGCGTCGACGCCCGACACCGTGCCGGTGCCGAGGACGACCCCCTCGTCGGCGTTGCGCTTGAGGACGGTCACGTCGTCGCCGACCAGTACCGCTCGGGGCCCGTCGAGGCGCGCGACCGGGCCGAGCTCCTCGTTCAGGACGGCGAGGTTGGTCGCCACGGTCGAGTCGCCGTTGACGACGTGGGTGTCGAGTGCCTTGGCCTTGCTCTCGACGCCCTGCTTGCCCGCCGCCTCGCTGGCGGTCGTCATCGCGGGCACCGCGCCCATCTCCGCGAGGTCGTTCGCCACCTGGTTGGCACCGTGGTGGCCGCCGGTGATGGGGATGGCCCACGTCAGTTCCTCGTCGACGACGACGATGGCGGGATCGTCCCACTTGTCGTCGAGCAGCGGCGCGGTCTTGCGCATCGCGATCCCCGAGGCCATCAGGCCGACGAAGCAGTCGTACTCGCCCCAGAGGTCGGCGAAGACGTCGCCGTGGTACTCGACGACGTCGACCGTCTCGTAGCCCTGACCGATCCCCGCCTCGATCTCTCGGGCCGTGTCCAGTTTCCGCTCGAAGCTGATGATCGCTATCTCCTCGGCCACCTCGCCGTCCGAATCCGGCGTCGAACAGTGGCCGCCCGAGTCGTCTCCGTCCGTCGTGGTGTCGCTGTCCGTGCTCATTAGTCGTCGGCCTCCGTCGCGTCGCCGCTCGCCCAGTCGCCGTACAGGTAGGACCGTTCGTACCCCTCGGTGCTCCCGCCCCGCACCGCCTCGCCGATCACGACCAGCGCCGAGGCACGGTAGCCCGCCTCGGCCACCCGGTCGCCGATGGTGGCGACCGTCCCCTCGATTACGTCCTCGTCGGGCCACGAGGCGTGGTAGATCACCGCGACCGGCGTCTCGGGGTCGTGGCCGGCCTCCAGCAGGCGGTCCATCGTCTCCGCAACCGCGTGGGTGCCGAGGTAGATGCAGGTGGTCACGTCGCCCATCCCGACGAACTCCGCGATGTGGTCCTCATCGGGGTCGAGGGTCTTCCCCTGTGGCCGGGTGAAGGCGACGTGGTTGGCGACGCCGTTGAGCGTCAACTGGGTCCGCAGGGTCGCACTCGCGGCGAACGCCGAGGTGACGCCGGGGACGATGTAGGTCGGGACGTCCTCCCGTTCGAGGGCGTCCATCTGTTCGAGCGCCGCGCCGTAGACTGCCGGATCGCCGCTGTGGAGGCGGACGACCGTCCGCCCGTCCTCGTAGGCGTCGCGCATGAGCGGGATCAGTTCCTCGAGGTCCTTCCCGACGCTCGACACCCGTTCGGCGTCGGCGCAGTAGCGCTCCAGCAGTTCGCTGTTGACGAGCGACCCCGCGTGGACCACGAGGTCCGCCGCCTCGACGAGTTCGCGCCCGGTGACGGTCAGCAAGCCGGGATCGCCCGGCCCCGCGCCGATGAAGGGGATGCCCTCGCCGCGGTCGCCCGCCGACCGCTCGGCGATGCGGGGGTCGCGCTCTTCGCGGCGCGCCTCGGCCTCGGCGTCGATGGCCGCCTGTGGGTCGGTCATCGGGGCGGCACCTCCGGCACCACGTCGCCACAGGCCTCGCCCTCGGCGCGTTCCCACGCGATGGGGTCGACGGGCGACCCGCAAGTCCCCTCCCCGTCCTCGTCGTCGACGGGTTCGCCCCCGTCGGTGGCCGTCCGTGCCTCGTCGAACGCCGCCGTCGCCGGCGTCGTCTCCAACTCCCGCTTCTCCGCGTAGGCCAGCGTGTAGTAGTCCCGGTCCTCGAGCGCAGACGGATCCTCGGTGACGACCGTCTCCCCCTGTTCCATGAACAGGCGGCGGCCGTACTGCACGTCGTAGCCGGCGTCGACGAGGCCCTCGTGGGTCGCGGGCACGTCGGTCACCTTGAACAGGATCATGCGGTCTGGCCCGGTCGGGGCCGCGCCGCGGGCGGCCTCGCGGAGCGCGAGGCTCGACCCCGCCGCGACCTCCACGCCCAGCGCCGTCGCGAACGCGGTGACGGCGCTCACCCCCGGCACGACCTCGAGGTCGACGGCCGGGTGGAAGGTATCGAGCGTCCGCCGGAGGTGGCCGAAGGTCGAGTAGACGTTCGGGTCGCCGAGGGTGACGAACGCGACGGTGCCCTCTCGGGCACGGGGGGCGATTTCGGCCGCCGCCGCCTTCCACGCCCGCCGGAGTTCGTCGTCGTCGCGGGTCATCGGGAAGTCGAGGTCACCGATCTTCGACTCCGGGACGTGGTCGGTCGCCACGGTCTTGGAGAGGCGGCCGGGCGAGTACACCACGTCCGCGCCCTCGAGGGCGCGCTTGCCCCGAACGGTCACGAGGTCGGCATCACCGGGGCCGAGACCGACGCCGTACAGCGTCATCGCTCCCCCTCGTCGACGCCGCCGACGAGCATGTACACCGGGTTGTCCGAGTCGAAACTCGTCGCGCCCGCGAGGTCGTAGCCGTGGCTCACTTGAAACTGCACCACCTCGTCGAGCAAGTCCCGGTCGCGGAAGGCCCGAGTCGCCTCGCCCGCCACCTCCAGTCGCGAGACGTTCATCACGACCCGGTCCACGCCGGTCTCGACGGCGTAGTCGAGCACCGCCTCGTAGTTTCGACTCCCGCCCAGAAACAGGGCGTCGGCGTCGTCGGGCAACCCCTCGGGGGCTTCGGCCTCCCGGAGATCGACTGGCGTCGTCACGTCGTTGGCGTCGAGGTTCTTGCGCGCGACCGAGAGCCGTTCGGGCTTTCGCTCGACGGCGGTGACGCGCCCGGCACGACGCGCCGCCTGAACCGTGACGGCACCGGTACACGGGCCGACCTCGGCGAAGTGGTCGTCCGGGTGCAAGTCGAGTTTGTCGAGGAGGACCGCCCGGACCTCCGACTTGGTCGGGCCGGCCTTCGCGTCGTGAGGGAGCGCTACGCTGGACATCGACGGAAACAACTACCGTGGACCGTAAAACAATTTTGGTTGATTTAATAAAACTGCACTTTCAAAAATCGGCGGAGTGACGCAACTATGGCAAAAATACTTGAGTAGCCGGTTCGCAGTGGGCGTGATGGCAGAGAACGCCGACGGGGGGTCGGGCGTCCTCCGGAGCAAGCGCTCGGCGACACGGTATCAGATTCTGGTCGGCATCGCCGAGCGACAGCCGGCGGTCAGCCAGCAGGAGATTGCGGACGCCGTCGGCATCACGGCCCAGGCGGTGAGCGACTACGTCCAAGACCTGGTCGAGGAAGGGTACGTCCGGAGTCCGGGACGGGGCCGCTACGAGGTGACCAAGGAGGGCGTCGACTGGCTCATCGGCCGGACGGACGAGCTCCGGGAGTTCGTCACCCACGTCTCCGAGGACGTGATCGGTCAGGTGGAGATCGAGACCGCCCTCGCGACCGCCCGGATCGAGGAGGGTGACGCCGTCTCGCTCTCGATGCGGGACGGCGTCCTCCGCGCGACCCCCGGCGCGGCCGGGAGTACAACTGCGGTTGCAGTCACGAGCGCCGACCCGGAGGGCGACGTCGGCGTCACCGACTTCGAGGGCGTCCTCGACTACGACCTCGGGCGGGTGACGGCCGTCTCGATCCCCCGGGTACAGGACGGCGGGAGTGGGGCGGTGGCGACGGGAACGGTCGTCGACCACGCCACAGAGAGTGACCTGGTGGCGACTGCGGGGACCGAGGCGTTGGCGACCGCGCGGGCGGCCGGCCTCGCTCCCGACGTGCGCTTTGGTACCCCGCAGGCGGTCGGCGAGGCCGCCGCCCGCGGGTTGGACGTGTTGCTTCTGGCCGTGGCCGACGAACTCTCGACCCACCTCGATCACCTCCGCGACGACAGTATCAACTACGAAGTCGTCGACACGGCGGAGTAGTCGGACCGCCGCTCACACCACGACCGTCCCGCCCAGTTCGGGTGCCTCGGCGTCGAACCCGTCGGCCCGGAGTTCCTCGGCGAACCACGCACACCGGTCGCCGTGGTTCACCAGTATCCGGCTGTCGCGGTACGAATCGAGCACCGACACCAGCCCCTCACGGTCGGCGTGGGCAGAGAAGTCGTACTGTTCGACCTGCGCAGCGACGGGCATTACCCGTCCGTCGATTTCGGCTCGCCCCGTCTCGATCAGGCTCCGACCCGGCGTCCCCTCCACTTGGTAGCCGGTCATGGTGATCTTGTTGGTCGGATTGGTTCGAATCGCGGGGATGTACGTCATCGCGGGGCCGCCGGAGAGCATCCCGCTCGTGGTGATGATCGCCGCTCGCTGGTCCGTGATCCGCTCGCGCTGTCCGTCGCGGCCGGTGACGAAGCGAGCGTGGGACTTCGCCCGCCGAAGCGCGTCCGCGTCGCGGACGAACTCGGGGTGGCGCCGGAGCATCTCGGTGACGTCTTTACCCATCCCGTCGACGTAGCAGGGGATGTCGTGGGCCTCGCAGACGAGCATCATCTCCTGAGTCCGTCCGATGGCGAAGGCCGGGACGACGACCGTCCCGCCCTCCCACAGCGTCGTCTTGACGCTCTCGGCGAACCGTTCCTCGACCACACCTCGGCGCTCGTGGTCCACGTCGGCGTAGGTGCTCTCGCAGACGACGACGTCGGCTTCGGGGCGTGCCGTCGTCCCGGGGACGAGTCGCTGGCCGTTCGGTCCGTTCCGGTCGTCCGCACTCCCCGAGTCCCCCCCGTCGTCGGTGTGGAAGTCGCCGGTGTACAGCAGACGGGTGTCGCCGTCGCTGACCGAGACGTGCGCGCTCCCCGGGATGTGTCCCGCGTCGAAGAACGTCACCTCGTGGCCGGCGGCCTCGAACGACTCCCCGTAGCCGTGGGTTTCGGACACCTCGGTGACCCGCTTGACGTCGTTCTCGGTGAACGGACACTGGAGCGTGCCGCCGAAGCGTCCTTGACGCTTCGAGCCACCCCTCGCTCCGCTCGCGGAGACGCCGTGGAGTTTCAGCGTGTCGCGGGCGAGCGTGAGCGCGAGTTCTCGGGTCGGTGGCGTCCAGTGGATCGGCGGCCGGGCGTCGCCCGACAGCAGCGACGGAATCGCGCCGACGTGGTCGAGGTGGCCGTGGGAGACGACGACCGAGTCGGGGCTGGGCGTCTCCACGGGGAACTGCGGCGGCGTGTCGGTCAACATACCGAAATCGAGGAGGAGGGAGTCGTTCACGAGGACGGCGCTTCGTCCGACCTCGCGTGCGCCGCCGAGAAACCGGAGCTTCATCGCCCGTCGGTAGCCGGCCGCGCCGTTAGTGTCCGTCGCTTTCGCTCTCCGGCTTCGACTCGTACTCGATCCGATCGACGCTCTCCCCCTTCGAGACGCGGTTCGTGATCCGGACCCGCCCCACCGCCCCGAGGCGGTCGACGTGCGTCCCGCCACAGGGACACAGGTCGAAGTCGCCGATGGCGACGACACGGAGCGGGTCGACGTGCTCGGGTATCTGGTCGAGTTGGGTCCGCCCCTCAGGAACCGCCGCCTCGACCGCCTCGCGGGGTCGTTCTTCCTTCTCGACCGGGAGGGCCCGATCGATCACCTCGTTCGACCGCCGCTCGATGATCGACAGATCCTCGTCGTCGAAGTCGCCCGGTTCGAAGTCGATCCACGCGCCGTCGACCGACACCCGGTTTCCCACGGTCGCCGCCCCGTACGCGTCGAGGACGACCCGCGAGACGACGTGTTGGGCGGTGTGCATCCGCCGGAGTCGGTCGCGGCGATCGGCGTCGATCCGACCGGTGACCGTCGTCCCCGCCTCGGGGCGGTCGCCCTCCACCGTCCCGACGTGGTGGCGCACGTCGCCGTGATTCTTCTCCGCGTCGACGACGGTCGCCCGCCCGCCGTCCCACGACAGCGTCCCCCAGTCCGGCGGTTGCCCGCCGCCACCCGGGTAGAAGTGCGTCCCGTCGAGGACGAGGTAGTCGTCGGTCACCTCGACCACGGTCGCCTCGAACTCGGTGACGTCGTCGGCGTCGGGGAGGTAGCGCAGGTCCGTCATACCGGACCGATGGCGGCCGACGGACAAAAGGGTGTACTCCGGCCGAGCGAGACGACCCGACGCGGTCCCGGATTCCGGGAACGCGACCCGGGGTACTTTACACGTCGCCGCCGAGTTCGAGAGGAGGTGTGATAGCTATGCACGATCCGTCCGATTGGTCCCGGCGCGAGTTCGTGACCGCTTCCCTCCTCGGCACCGGCGCTATCGCCGGCTGCATGGCGCGAGGGCAACCAACCGACGCGAACGCCGACGACGCCCCCCGGTGTCTCGACGAGTGGCTGGCCGATGCGAACGCGTACGAGGGGGTGATCGACCGGTACGGCCCGGACGACACGCCGGAGGTGACTGTCGGCGACGCTCCCGGCGACGGCCACGGCTACGACGCCTTCGGTCCCGTGGCGATCCGCGTCCCGCCGGGAACGACCGTCGAGTGGACGTGGAGTGGTCGAAGCGACCCCGAAAACGTCGTCGCCCTCGACGGTTCGTTCGACAGCGGCGACCCCGTCGCAACCCACGGCGAAACTTTCGCGCACACGTTCGAAGAGCGCGGGACGTACCGCTACGTCTCGGAACCGAGT includes the following:
- the cbiG gene encoding cobalt-precorrin 5A hydrolase → MSTDSDTTTDGDDSGGHCSTPDSDGEVAEEIAIISFERKLDTAREIEAGIGQGYETVDVVEYHGDVFADLWGEYDCFVGLMASGIAMRKTAPLLDDKWDDPAIVVVDEELTWAIPITGGHHGANQVANDLAEMGAVPAMTTASEAAGKQGVESKAKALDTHVVNGDSTVATNLAVLNEELGPVARLDGPRAVLVGDDVTVLKRNADEGVVLGTGTVSGVDAHQVREAWEAALSDLDLTLDDVDFVATGTRKEGEAGLYEAAREAGLGVVLFEKGTLEAFEGPSPSRSKELIGWPGIAEASAIAGGRDHELAREKERFDDAVTVAVGR
- a CDS encoding cobalt-precorrin-4/precorrin-4 C(11)-methyltransferase, with translation MTDPQAAIDAEAEARREERDPRIAERSAGDRGEGIPFIGAGPGDPGLLTVTGRELVEAADLVVHAGSLVNSELLERYCADAERVSSVGKDLEELIPLMRDAYEDGRTVVRLHSGDPAVYGAALEQMDALEREDVPTYIVPGVTSAFAASATLRTQLTLNGVANHVAFTRPQGKTLDPDEDHIAEFVGMGDVTTCIYLGTHAVAETMDRLLEAGHDPETPVAVIYHASWPDEDVIEGTVATIGDRVAEAGYRASALVVIGEAVRGGSTEGYERSYLYGDWASGDATEADD
- a CDS encoding cobalt-factor II C(20)-methyltransferase, which produces MTLYGVGLGPGDADLVTVRGKRALEGADVVYSPGRLSKTVATDHVPESKIGDLDFPMTRDDDELRRAWKAAAAEIAPRAREGTVAFVTLGDPNVYSTFGHLRRTLDTFHPAVDLEVVPGVSAVTAFATALGVEVAAGSSLALREAARGAAPTGPDRMILFKVTDVPATHEGLVDAGYDVQYGRRLFMEQGETVVTEDPSALEDRDYYTLAYAEKRELETTPATAAFDEARTATDGGEPVDDEDGEGTCGSPVDPIAWERAEGEACGDVVPEVPPR
- the cbiT gene encoding precorrin-6Y C5,15-methyltransferase (decarboxylating) subunit CbiT, encoding MSSVALPHDAKAGPTKSEVRAVLLDKLDLHPDDHFAEVGPCTGAVTVQAARRAGRVTAVERKPERLSVARKNLDANDVTTPVDLREAEAPEGLPDDADALFLGGSRNYEAVLDYAVETGVDRVVMNVSRLEVAGEATRAFRDRDLLDEVVQFQVSHGYDLAGATSFDSDNPVYMLVGGVDEGER
- a CDS encoding MarR family transcriptional regulator, which translates into the protein MAENADGGSGVLRSKRSATRYQILVGIAERQPAVSQQEIADAVGITAQAVSDYVQDLVEEGYVRSPGRGRYEVTKEGVDWLIGRTDELREFVTHVSEDVIGQVEIETALATARIEEGDAVSLSMRDGVLRATPGAAGSTTAVAVTSADPEGDVGVTDFEGVLDYDLGRVTAVSIPRVQDGGSGAVATGTVVDHATESDLVATAGTEALATARAAGLAPDVRFGTPQAVGEAAARGLDVLLLAVADELSTHLDHLRDDSINYEVVDTAE
- a CDS encoding MBL fold metallo-hydrolase, which translates into the protein MKLRFLGGAREVGRSAVLVNDSLLLDFGMLTDTPPQFPVETPSPDSVVVSHGHLDHVGAIPSLLSGDARPPIHWTPPTRELALTLARDTLKLHGVSASGARGGSKRQGRFGGTLQCPFTENDVKRVTEVSETHGYGESFEAAGHEVTFFDAGHIPGSAHVSVSDGDTRLLYTGDFHTDDGGDSGSADDRNGPNGQRLVPGTTARPEADVVVCESTYADVDHERRGVVEERFAESVKTTLWEGGTVVVPAFAIGRTQEMMLVCEAHDIPCYVDGMGKDVTEMLRRHPEFVRDADALRRAKSHARFVTGRDGQRERITDQRAAIITTSGMLSGGPAMTYIPAIRTNPTNKITMTGYQVEGTPGRSLIETGRAEIDGRVMPVAAQVEQYDFSAHADREGLVSVLDSYRDSRILVNHGDRCAWFAEELRADGFDAEAPELGGTVVV
- a CDS encoding alanyl-tRNA editing protein; the protein is MTDLRYLPDADDVTEFEATVVEVTDDYLVLDGTHFYPGGGGQPPDWGTLSWDGGRATVVDAEKNHGDVRHHVGTVEGDRPEAGTTVTGRIDADRRDRLRRMHTAQHVVSRVVLDAYGAATVGNRVSVDGAWIDFEPGDFDDEDLSIIERRSNEVIDRALPVEKEERPREAVEAAVPEGRTQLDQIPEHVDPLRVVAIGDFDLCPCGGTHVDRLGAVGRVRITNRVSKGESVDRIEYESKPESESDGH